The DNA window gtaacatccccaaagtgtggactggaaggaagggggtggaatgacaggtcccactaccaatcctacctgccattcctaaaaatctagcccaatactgagcatttaccaaaatgaccagcagacgaaagttgtctgctgagaacaaacattccttctggagttttctcatttcactcaccttagtagtctgggagagatgtacaccccctccattacctgaccagccatccgcttacaccccctctattacctgaccagccatatatacacatatattatataaatgaatGATATCGTAAACTGTAATATTGATGTGGATGTTGAGTTAGTTTGACACAAGATCTTCACAAGGACCCTGCACCTGATACATAAAGGAGCCCTCACATctcctcagtagtgcagcctcaggataTAACTACAGCAGTTATATATCAGCATAGAAGATGGAGAGATGCTTCCACGTCTGTAATTTACTCTAAAGCTCCTTCTATACATTTCCTATTGTAGGGACCTTTATGGTGatccttcctatcctactaatattataaatgtgaaagtttggatgtttgtccctcaatcatgcaaaaacggctaaacatatttgaatgaaatttagcacatagtttgtaacctcaattaaaacataggctactttttatcctcgtaaatgacatggcttcacgattgttatgaatttatgttcacatactatattacactgcttttgcagcagcttatctcggcttctgagaaagccaggtctgttatctctctgtgtacacccttttgcatattatctgatctgctccaggcaatgctCAAAAACTGACATGGAcaaacacctttaatacaaattggcagtttgacaaTTAGAAACatacctggaaaaagaaaatctaatttgtcacaaacaacgagaactatgaaggaagccagaaataaacaaagttctcctcaagcggagctgagggggatcatcaacaccaacaacacgctcattatatgacgacccatcgagctgctgagatgccagaacaatcacaggtacagtgcaagaaacaagttcagcggcaggccagcttgagacctgctgaaacgctggaggaTGTGGATCATCTATGCcgacaacatgctcattatatggcttcccagcaagctattgagataccagaacaatcacgagTATAGTGCAAGGAATGTTTTcaaaggccagcttgacagctgttgaaacgccaaagcaggcggatcatcaacacctaAAACACGctaattatatggtgtcccagcgagttgcttagatgctggaacaatcacaggcatggtatgaggaacaatttcagcagcaggacagcttgaaagctgccaaaatgccggagcaagcaaaccattgacgccagaaatttgctgaatataggtggatcatcgacgccaacaatccGCAGATGAAGTCACATGCTGAAGctagtatataaatatatgtaacaCATGAAGTATTGTAGATCTGCATTTATATCTACAAGACTCTCCATCTACTGCTCAGCCCGGCCCACCAGTGCTCTGTGGTCATATCTGCAGCCCGGTCCTCACTAACATCACCACAGGAATCTGACCCCACCTACTACACAACAGACACgatgtataatacaataagtgTATCGGAGGTTTGTCAGAACCTTAATACCAGAGATAGATAAAATATAATAGTATTTACCTCAGATTCTGCAGGTTATGTAACCCTGGTACAAGTctctctaatccttcagtgtctaAGGAACATCCCAATATACTGAGTTCTTCAATATGTGTACAGGTTTCCATGATGAATGCCAACACTGTGCAGTCTAGAGCGGACATGTGAACATGAGAAAGGTCCAATTTTCTTAGTGATTGTAATGATCCCAGCACTAGAGCCTTATTCCGGGTCTCAAACAAATAGAAGAATGTCCTGAGAAGACGTCGCTTCTTATCTTTACTTTCCTTTAGTCTCTGTTCTTCTACAACAAAGTTCTTCAGCCAAGTGATCACATTTCTGGAGGCCTGAGCTGCTTGTTTGTCCAGGTATCCAGTTAGTATTGACCTGGTGGTGCCGTCTGATAGACCACACAGGAAACGGAGGAACATCTCACCACGTCCATCAGGATAGGATTTGGCTTCTTCTAGTGATTTCTGTAACTTCTCAGGAGAATAATCAGTATAATGgaccaaggcagagaagaattcCTGAACAGTGAGATGTAAGAAGGAATAGGTCACAGGTTCCTCCGATTCCATCACAAAACTTGATAAGAGCTTTGACTTATGGTCCACATGGAAAGAATCCAGATCTCGTTCCTCAAAAATAACCCTGTGATTCATGACTCCATGTTGTGCCATCCACCCGATGGACTGCAGGATCTTCTGAGCGTCACTTTTCTCCAGGCTGTGATTGGTCAGAATGTTGGCGACAAATATGGCAAAGAGTTGTGTCACTGTTCTGGGTAATAATGTCACCTGCTGGTCACTACTTGTGGTCTGGAAGCTCCTGGATAATACAGTACAGATGATCCAGCAGTAGGACGGGAGGTAACAGAACGTGTACAAGGTGGCATTCTGCTTCACATAAGTAAAAGCCttctctgacagttcagggttggaGAAGAAATTCTCAAAGTAAGTCTGTCGTTGTTCTGGAAGAAACCCAGTGATTTCTACTATTCTCTGGAAAACTGTACAACCAATTGGTGCCAGTCTGGTTGGACGACTGGTCATTAGGACAGAACAACCATTAAGAAGAGACTTTCTCACCAAACTAACCACAATCTGACCACAATGTCCGAGCTGTTTAGGATGAGAGCACAAGTGACGTGATGTGAAATCCATTGTATGATTGCTTTCATCTAATCCATCAAATATAAAGAGAAGTTTCTCTGGATCCTGTAAGATGTTGTCCAGCTGCTCCTCCAGATATGGGTACTGATGAAGGATCATGGTCTCCAGACTAACCTTATCCAGTCTGTTCAGTTCccggaatttgaagaaaaagacaAAAGAGAATCTTTGATAGAAATCGCCCTTCACCCAGTCATAGACAAACTTCTGCATCAGTGTGGTCTTCCCTACACCGGGCACTCCAATCACCATTACCATATGTGGTACAAGTCTGGATTGGTGGCACCCACGGAACATCTTGTTGGGGGAAATTCCATGTAATTCATTTTGTTTTTCCTTTAAATATTCCTCATGTCTTTCCCCGGTCTCTATGAGCTCATTCTCAGAATGTTCCCTAAAGCGATCAGTGGTGACAATGATGAGGTTCACATAACGTGTAGAGAAGGAGAAACTTTCCTCTCCCTGGTCACATCTTGGAGGTTTGTGCTCTGTAAGTTTCACAGTTTTTTCATATAAATGTTTCCTGTGACTGTTCTGGACATCTGTAGAAATAAAGGAGAAAATAAGAAGCCAAAAAACAATTTTGTTGAAAAAAATGTCATCTCTAGTAAACTTGTCCCATGGTTCATATGTGTAAAGTGTCTAAAATAAAAACTCAACTTATAGAAAAGAAAACAGCAGTCACCCTATAAACTCCTTctagagggaaaaaaagagaaaaataaataaataaaaataatctgtatatattgtggaggagtaggctcagcggtagcagcagcagaCCCGGATAGTCAGCGACAGACACACAAAAAtctgagaaaaaaaagaagccttaaTTTCCAGCAAAAAccataaaacaaaacctgctcaccTGAGCTGCTAACTAAACACAGGAAtgttaactatacgtgtggcttgctcaggcgacacaaaaaaaaccaaaacaaaacagaggcaaaacaaaacagaggTCTCTCATCAAAGGTCAGGTTGTTGTGACAGGAACTGGCACCTCCTCTCTCCCCcgggaactgcccaggactgatgTCTTGTCAGGGTTTTATAGGGCCTTAATGAACCCCAGCTCTCACCTGTGCATgagagctccttcctgcagtaggacaAGGAGTGGTTAAGCTCACAGGTGAGGTTTTACTACTGCCCTGTGTTTACCTCACTTATCACACATACGTGAGGAATCTGGGAGGAGATATAGCATCCTTCCAGAACTTTCCCTGTCACCATCTCATAATATAGACATATACACCGTACAttcatacacatatactgtataaatactcTGAGAAGGTAACTGGCAAAGTGCTGAAGTCCAAGTATATCAGcctcaggtttctgacatgtgtggtccagggcagatctggaataggcctcagcccaggtgtaggtaGTAGTAAAGCATCTACCCTTTTCGTCAAGCCACCCCACCACACCCCTTTCCTTTGAAGTGTGACAGGTACCACGCCCCTTAGTTCCCAAAACAGTTTTCAGCAACCCGCCCCACCACACCCCGTTACGCCCATGGTGACAGGTCTCCTCCAAGATTATTAGCGGATGTATTTGGCAATTGCTGATGATCAGGCTGATACTGGTTAACAAGGTGTAAAGTAGCACACTCTATAGCGCTCTGCTTAGCAAGAACCAAGTACCTTTGCATTACGTCCGTTTACcttttaattttcacatcatcCAGCAAGTCAGAGTTGTGTAAAATACCGCTAATTTCAGTATCCAGCCTTTGTATTATGCTCTGTCTTACATTGGGTGGCGGTGTAAAGAATTGACCTATTCTGTTGAGTTCGTGTTTGGGCACCAAGTACATTTTCTCAGCATGATTCATTATTTGTTAAAAAGCAAACTCGTTATTAACGGAATTGCAAATCCCAATAGCAGCCCTATGACTCCACCCGTCTGATTCACTAAGCACTTCTTTGTCTTTATGGAGATTGATTTATCACACAGCTTCCTTATAGCTTTACGCCACTTCTTTAGTATCTTTTCTGACCCTCCTTAAGCGGAATTCGTCCTTTCAGGATATTTAAGGCGATCTCGCCTATGGACGCTATTAAATCATCGCTAGCATGACGCAAAATAGATTTCCTGACAGAAGGCGTCGTTTTTACAAGTGTTTTTAAGAGAGCCCAATTACAGCGTAATCTCTCAAACATCTTGCCGCTACTACGCAGTTGGCCTAGAATGTGCTTAGCCTTCTAAATctcagtttttaaaagtatttttcttCAGAATATACACAGCCGGCAGAGCTGATGGTAAGAACCCCGACCTTAAACGGAGGTGCTCGGGGGTGGTAGCCCTTAAATCTACTAGCAGGTGCCCATAAGGCTCCCGTGTAGCATCCTCAAAAGCTTCCAAGAAGAAATGTGTTTTCCCAGGATACATCTGTCTCGCTAATGTTAGAATTTGCAATTTATCACGAGGGTTATGAAAGAGAACCACGTACTTGGTGTTTAAACTTATCGTTCTACTCTTTTTACCCTGACAGAATATGTTCTGTACCAGATACAAAATACTTAGGTTTCTATGATGGACGTACTTGGTAAATGCCTTTTCAAGCTCATTGTTTACACTAGCGGTTTCCATCAACAGTCAAATTTACCTTGTCGGGTGGGAGTATGCGGCAGTTCTTAAATAAACCTGATGTGTGGAaagctgtcacggagcaaaggtacacgtcttcctccggatggtcttttgaatcaacacggacgcaagaggtcgggagacaacagcaatttattgtaatccacaaagttagtagccggcggcggtcacatcaaccgtaataacaataagtccacggaagtcacaatccaatgatagctttggctccttggtcctgtaactaaatcctggctctctgcagagctgtgcacaggccggctaacacatactaactgctagctatatactatatactaagactgttacacctatatctgtgggtgggaagggctgagtcacagatccttcccccctcacctataccaaggagagcagactccctgtctactatggacaatgcaccatccaacatcttcttggagacactgatcagattatctccacccattgtcctcactggtcctcactagttagaggtatttgcatacaatgtgctaacacactagaccctaatcagccaactacacattgatgtatataacaggttagagaatacattccacatgaaatatatattacacatggcctatagtatagactctaaccatcccgtgacaacccctccccctctcaaaacatgtgcatgacacaattggcctacacaggtaaattggggaatgcacatcagtctctatagctcatatgtcctcctgccgggataacccatctgcgttctggtgttggttccctcggcggtactgaatggtaaagttgtagagttgaagggctggcatctggcagaaaatccggtggatccatgttggcgtctctctgagcttggcttcgggtcactgctcccacaaagtggcactgtagttttccaacatcgttgcctaacagaacatcggccggcagcccgctcatcacaccaattgtgcatcgttttggtccataaccatagtcgagttccacggtagctttaggaatacgtttccgagtacctcctggcaactcgatagaaaggccagggccctcctctagggcctcgggtcgaactactcgggggtccgctaccgttaggaaagctcccgagtcccggaatccaacaactgttcggccatccagtaggacctcctgcaagtgcttccgctgaaggtttgcaggatgcGTGGCGGAGGGCtggatcccatagacccctggaggtggaacagatgggtcattcatggagtcatctggaaatggggccaaactttctgtcctaggggtggttcccaggtagtgaataggccgggatgccactgtggcccgtgcccccatgttagcagggcaactagcttgcaaatgtccaggccgcccgcacccaaaacatctgcgctctagcattcttccagtaggtcgttgtctagggacagggttgttcatagctggaggccgatgggctggggcaggggtagagggggaattgtaatcctgaggccgggcacgaaaggtgggtggctggatgaagggtgtctggcggactgtggtagttttccgctcctctgcaaacaacctcttccactgcggcttgatggtcaggccctcatctgcaagagaagcagcttgctccactgtggctgggttccgttccagcacccactcacggatctcagcggggcactgggaaaagaactgttccttaagtatgacttggaggatcttatcgactgtgacagcctcctctccttctagccagcgcttgcatgcttgcttcaacttgtgggcgaacatgtgaaaggagcttcccccattgtaagacaaagagcggaactgaactcggtaggtctctggagtgactgcataatacttctgcaccgctcttttaatggcctcatagtcccgctgatcactagggtccatggctctgagagcttccgcagccccatctcgtaggtgccccaccagataccggacccaatccttctctgggacttccatcaggcggcactggtgttcgaagtcctgaaaatatccatcaacatccccagccgcttcatcaaaggtcttgaagtgtttatgggagacatatggtggttctctcactgttgggctgggggtcgacttttgattataattccgcgtagttatctcagccattcgcatttcatgcgccattctttccttttcatgcgccattctctgttcctccttctccgtttcctgagccctctgtaatgctctactcctttgctctgcagttgctcctagccccagcactgccaattcctcctcatacaaaacaacccatctgctcttttgggtctgtacctgccactcccgtatctctactgtctcctgggggcagccctcctcatggtcgctttgcagggtcatctcctccagtgcctcgatcagttgctctttcgttcttccctggtaactcaggtttagttcccgggcccttacttgtagacttgccatagtccagttcctgtattctgaggttgtggctccattaatcgctgagctgctgtagtccatctcgctgtccgctgttgatcccactgctgccaaccagttgtcacggagcaaaggtacacgtcttcctccggatggtcttttgaatcaacacggacgcaagaggtcgggagacaacagcaatttattgtaatccacaaagttagtagccggcggcggtcacatcaaccgtaataacaataagtccacggaagtcacaatccaatgatagctttggctccttggtcctgtaactaaatcctggctctctgcagagctgtgcacaggccggctaacacatactaa is part of the Leptodactylus fuscus isolate aLepFus1 unplaced genomic scaffold, aLepFus1.hap2 HAP2_SCAFFOLD_268, whole genome shotgun sequence genome and encodes:
- the LOC142187873 gene encoding NACHT, LRR and PYD domains-containing protein 3-like codes for the protein MWEATRANIFGPVGSGLGLKYLSLENNRKTLARTLLQDIFQRGREAVIALWVSLYVIQKDHGTPGLQAVLEELQHTGDTLVQQILLDEDGHRLTPELTDVQNSHRKHLYEKTVKLTEHKPPRCDQGEESFSFSTRYVNLIIVTTDRFREHSENELIETGERHEEYLKEKQNELHGISPNKMFRGCHQSRLVPHMVMVIGVPGVGKTTLMQKFVYDWVKGDFYQRFSFVFFFKFRELNRLDKVSLETMILHQYPYLEEQLDNILQDPEKLLFIFDGLDESNHTMDFTSRHLCSHPKQLGHCGQIVVSLVRKSLLNGCSVLMTSRPTRLAPIGCTVFQRIVEITGFLPEQRQTYFENFFSNPELSEKAFTYVKQNATLYTFCYLPSYCWIICTVLSRSFQTTSSDQQVTLLPRTVTQLFAIFVANILTNHSLEKSDAQKILQSIGWMAQHGVMNHRVIFEERDLDSFHVDHKSKLLSSFVMESEEPVTYSFLHLTVQEFFSALVHYTDYSPEKLQKSLEEAKSYPDGRGEMFLRFLCGLSDGTTRSILTGYLDKQAAQASRNVITWLKNFVVEEQRLKESKDKKRRLLRTFFYLFETRNKALVLGSLQSLRKLDLSHVHMSALDCTVLAFIMETCTHIEELSILGCSLDTEGLERLVPGLHNLQNLSLGKNNLPDTSCTHLASVIRNNQSLKRLVLTDNRLSGPHFSDLMAALSSPACRIETLLLSGNLLSDTSCTQLASGIRNNRSLKILDLSRNHLFGPHFSDLMAALSSPDCRIQELLLGSNDLPDTSCTQLASVIRNNQSMKILDLSINNLSGPHFNELMDVLSSPDCRIEELNLAGNDLPDTSCTQLASVISNNQSLKRLDLSGNHLSGPHFSDLMAALSSPACRIEDINLHGIYLPDTSCTQLSSVIRNNQSLKRLVLYNNRLSGPHFSDLMAALSSPACRIQELHLWGNRLSEEEKEEIRNLERHKPNMKIYY